The following is a genomic window from Nitrospira defluvii.
CGTCTGCTTGATATACTTCGACTCTGCCTCAGCCTTGCGACGGATAGTTTCACGAAATGCCACTTCCGGCTTTCCAACATTCGCCTCAACCTTAAATTCACGCAGCAGGCGATCCACAATAATCTCAAGGTGGAGCTCGCCCATACCAGCGATGATCGTCTGAGCAGTTTCCTCATCAGTACGAACCCTGAACGAAGGGTCCTCTTGCGCCAACTTCTGCAAGGCAAAACCCATCTTCTCCTGGTCTTGCTTGGTTTTTGGCTCAATCGCCATCGCAATGACCGGCTCCGGAAACTTCATCACCTCAAGAAGGAGAGGCTGCTTCTCATCAGCGAGAGTGTCACCAGTCGTCGCACTTTTCAGCCCTACGGCGGCAGCAATGTCGCCGGCATAGACAATCTCAATTTCCTCTCGCTTATTCGCGTGCATCTTGAGCAGGCGACCAATGCGATCCTTCGTCCCTTTCGTCACATTCAAGACAGCAGTGCCAGTCTTCAATGTCCCCGAATAGACCCGGAAGAATGTCAGCTGCCCCGCAAAGGGATCCGTCATGATCTTAAACGCCAAGGCAGCGAACGGCTCCGAATCAGAAGGATCCCGCCTCAACTCCTTACCACTATTCGGATCCACTCCAACGGCCGCCGGAATATCAAGAGGAGAAGGAAGATAATCCACCACCGCGTCCAAAAGCTGCTGCACACCCTTATTCTTAAAGGCGGACCCACAGAGAACCGGCGTCACCTTCATCGCAATTGTGGCAGCCCGGATCGCACGACGAACCTCGTCCTCGGCCAGAGGCTGGCCGTTAAGATACTTCTCCATGACCTGATCATCATATTCGGCCACCGCCTCAAGCATCTTCTCTCGATACTCATTCGCCTTCTCTGCGAGGTCGGCAGGAATTTCGTCGATCTTATACTTCGCCCCCAACGTTTCGTCGTCGTAAAAGAACCCCTTCATACGCACTAAATCGATAGACCCACGAAACTCAGCCTCACGACCGATCGGGATCTGAATAGGAACCGGATTGGCGCCGAGACGGTCAATGATAGACTGAACACTGGCGTAAAAATCAGCCCCAATCCGATCCATCTTGTTCATGAACGCGATACGGGGCACTTGGTACTTATCAGCCTGACGCCAGACAGTCTCAGACTGAGGCTCAACCCCCTGAACGGAGTCAAATGCAGCCACAGCACCATCCAAAACCCGGAGGGAACGCTCAACTTCGATGGTAAAATCCACGTGACCCGGAGTATCAATAATATTGATACGATGATCCCGCCAAAAGCAGGTGGTGGCAGCGGCCGTGATAGTAATACCACGCTCCCGCTCCTGCTCCATCCAGTCCATGGTCGCTGCGCCCTCATGGACCTCGCCCAACTTATGCGTCATTCCCGTATAGAACAGGATGCGCTCCGTAGTCGTCGTCTTCCCGGCATCAATATGAGCCATGATGCCGATATTTCTAGTTCGCTCTAACGGTGTCTGCCTAGCCACAACCCCCCCAGAAAAAAAACGAGCGCGCTACCATTTCAGCCAAAGACCAGCCGCTACCGCACAACTAACACCCAACGCACTAGCAGCTCGGCCAAACAGCAGCCCGACAAACGACTACCAACGATAGTGAGCAAAGGCCTTATTAGCCTCGGCCATCCGATGGACATCCTCACGCTTCTTGACGGATGCACCAGTATTATTAGACGCATCCAACAATTCAGCAGCAAGCCTATCCTGCATACTCTTTCCCCCGCGCGAACGAGAGTACTCCGTAATCCAACGAAGCGCTAACGAGACACGGCGAGATGGCCTGATCTCAACAGGAACCTGATAGGAAGCACCACCGACACGACGCGACTTCACCTCAACCACCGGCTTCACATTATCGACAGCCGACTTAAAGACTTTCATCGGATCGCCGCCATTAGTCTTCTCTTGAATCAGATCAAAGGCCCCATAACAGACACGCTCAGCCGTACTCTTCTTCCCACCACCCATCAGGACATTCAAGAACTTCCCGACGAGCTTGTCTCGATACTTCGAATCCGGCTGCGCTTCTCGATGACCAAAAAATTGTCCGCGTGGCATCGTTACCCTATAAGTGAAATCGGTTTTCGTCGCGCATCCGCGCGCAACGAGAGAATGACCTGCTACTTAGGACGCTTCGCCCCATACTTCGAGCGAGCCTGCTTACGATCCGCAACCCCGACCGCATCCAAAGAACCGCGAACGATGTGATACCGCACACCAGGCAAGTCCTTCACGCGGCCGCCGCGCACCAAAACGATGGAGTGCTCCTGAAGATTATGACCAACGCCCGGAATATAGGTCGTAACCTCCATGCCATTCGTCAACCGAACACGCGCGACCTTACGAAGGGCGGAGTTCGGCTTTTTCGGCGTGGTGGTATAGACACGGAGACAGACCCCGCGCTTCTGAGGACACCGCTTCAGCGCCGGACTTTTCGTCTTCGACTTGACGAGCGTCCGACCTTTTCGCACTAACTGATTAATCGTTGGCATGCACTCTTCTCTTTCTTGAAAATCAGGCGTTTGCTCAAAACCCCCAAGAGCGAAGCCGTCGGATTATAGAGATGTGTGGCACTTCTGTCAAGAACGTTCTTTTTCTTTCACGGATTATTTTGCGTTTCGTTGCCAGCTGTCTGAGAGGACGCCTCGACGACGCCAACCGGTTGCGGAACCGTCCCCGCCAGCTCACTAGGCACTTTCGCGCTGGCAACAAACGTTTCTCGATATTCCTCAAATCCACTACCTGCAGGAATGAGACGTCCCACAATCACGTTTTCCTTCAATCCCAGCAAATTATCTTCTCGTCCGTTGATGGCAGCTTCCGTCAATACACGAGTCGTTTCCTGGAACGAGGCTGCAGAGATGAAACTATCGGTCGTCAACGCGGCCT
Proteins encoded in this region:
- the fusA gene encoding elongation factor G, which gives rise to MARQTPLERTRNIGIMAHIDAGKTTTTERILFYTGMTHKLGEVHEGAATMDWMEQERERGITITAAATTCFWRDHRINIIDTPGHVDFTIEVERSLRVLDGAVAAFDSVQGVEPQSETVWRQADKYQVPRIAFMNKMDRIGADFYASVQSIIDRLGANPVPIQIPIGREAEFRGSIDLVRMKGFFYDDETLGAKYKIDEIPADLAEKANEYREKMLEAVAEYDDQVMEKYLNGQPLAEDEVRRAIRAATIAMKVTPVLCGSAFKNKGVQQLLDAVVDYLPSPLDIPAAVGVDPNSGKELRRDPSDSEPFAALAFKIMTDPFAGQLTFFRVYSGTLKTGTAVLNVTKGTKDRIGRLLKMHANKREEIEIVYAGDIAAAVGLKSATTGDTLADEKQPLLLEVMKFPEPVIAMAIEPKTKQDQEKMGFALQKLAQEDPSFRVRTDEETAQTIIAGMGELHLEIIVDRLLREFKVEANVGKPEVAFRETIRRKAEAESKYIKQTGGRGQYGHVVLTVEPSEAGKGLEFVNKVVGGAIPKEYIPAIEKGVKERMETGVVAGFPLRDVKVTVIDGSYHDVDSNEMAFKIAASMGFADACKKADPVLLEPIMKVEVLVPQDFMGDVIGNLNGRRGKVQGMKVRAGAQAIEATVPLMEMFGYATDLRSRTQGRATYSMEFDRYDQVPRQIAEAITAKHRGE
- the rpsG gene encoding 30S ribosomal protein S7, which gives rise to MPRGQFFGHREAQPDSKYRDKLVGKFLNVLMGGGKKSTAERVCYGAFDLIQEKTNGGDPMKVFKSAVDNVKPVVEVKSRRVGGASYQVPVEIRPSRRVSLALRWITEYSRSRGGKSMQDRLAAELLDASNNTGASVKKREDVHRMAEANKAFAHYRW
- the rpsL gene encoding 30S ribosomal protein S12; amino-acid sequence: MPTINQLVRKGRTLVKSKTKSPALKRCPQKRGVCLRVYTTTPKKPNSALRKVARVRLTNGMEVTTYIPGVGHNLQEHSIVLVRGGRVKDLPGVRYHIVRGSLDAVGVADRKQARSKYGAKRPK